One Nocardioides luti DNA window includes the following coding sequences:
- a CDS encoding DUF2277 domain-containing protein, with protein MCRNIRPLNNFEPPATRDEVTAAALQYVRKVSGTTKPSQANQAAFDRAVREIAHLTQHLLDDLVTTAPPKDRAVEADKARARAALRYAR; from the coding sequence ATGTGCCGCAACATCCGCCCCCTCAACAACTTCGAGCCGCCCGCGACCCGTGACGAGGTCACGGCGGCCGCGCTGCAGTACGTCCGCAAGGTCAGCGGGACGACGAAGCCGTCGCAGGCGAACCAGGCCGCGTTCGACCGCGCCGTCCGCGAGATCGCGCACCTGACCCAGCACCTGCTGGACGACCTCGTGACGACGGCCCCGCCGAAGGACCGCGCCGTCGAGGCCGACAAGGCCCGCGCCCGGGCGGCGCTGCGCTACGCCCGATGA
- a CDS encoding NAD-dependent protein deacetylase has translation MTVSGDTTTTAASTSAAAALDLLADRPLVVLTGAGLSTDSGIPDYRGPGSPNRTPMTYQEFVSGPEARRRYWARSHLGWGRMKGAEPNAGHHALTRLDPELLITQNVDGLHERAGSRSLVALHGRIADVVCLDCRATTGRAALHARLHELNPGFAERHGAAESRPDGDVDLDDTADFVVPGCADCAGILKPDVVFFGENVPLPRVERCYAAVDALAATDGALLVAGSSLTVMSGFRFVRRAARDGTPVVIVNRGTTRGDELAAYTLDVGCSEFLTALVERRTA, from the coding sequence ATGACGGTCTCCGGCGACACGACCACCACGGCCGCGTCCACCTCGGCCGCGGCCGCGCTCGACCTGCTCGCCGACCGACCGCTCGTGGTGCTGACCGGCGCCGGGCTCAGCACGGACTCCGGCATCCCGGACTACCGCGGACCCGGCTCGCCGAACCGGACGCCGATGACCTACCAGGAGTTCGTCTCCGGCCCGGAGGCCCGCCGGCGCTATTGGGCGCGCAGCCACCTCGGCTGGGGCCGGATGAAGGGGGCCGAGCCGAACGCCGGCCACCACGCGCTGACCCGGCTGGACCCCGAGCTGCTGATCACCCAGAACGTCGACGGCCTGCACGAGCGGGCCGGCTCGCGGAGCCTGGTCGCCCTGCACGGCCGGATCGCCGACGTGGTCTGCCTGGACTGCCGCGCCACGACCGGGCGGGCCGCCCTGCACGCCCGGCTCCACGAGCTCAACCCCGGCTTCGCCGAGCGCCACGGCGCAGCGGAGAGCCGGCCCGACGGCGACGTCGACCTCGACGACACCGCGGACTTCGTCGTCCCGGGCTGCGCCGACTGCGCGGGGATCCTCAAGCCCGACGTGGTGTTCTTCGGGGAGAACGTCCCCCTCCCCCGCGTCGAGCGGTGCTACGCCGCGGTCGACGCGCTCGCCGCCACCGACGGTGCCCTGCTCGTGGCCGGGTCGTCGCTGACCGTGATGAGCGGCTTCCGGTTCGTACGCCGGGCCGCCCGCGACGGCACGCCGGTCGTCATCGTCAACCGCGGCACGAC